CAGAGATGACCTGCACCATTGACGGCAAAGACGATTTGTTCAACACTGTCGCCGCTGGAAAAGGCGTGGTGCTGGTCACCGCACATGTCGGGCCCTGGCAGACCGCCATGGCATATCTCAATGTCCTGCCGGTTAAAGTCCATGCGCTGATGCAATATGATCAGTCCGCCGCCGCAAAACACTTCTTTGACCTGGGGAAGAAAAATCGCCATTTTAATATCATTGACACCGAAGGCCCATTCGGTGGACTGGTTGATGCCGCCGCCGCTCTGCAGCGCGGTGAAATAGTCACTATCATGGCAGACAGACACATAAAAGGAAGCACAAAGGAAGTTGAATTTTTAGGAAATAAGGTTAGACTACCTGATGCTGCCTACACTCTGGCAGCTTGCTTTGAGGCCCCTGTCGTTATATTTCTGGCAGCAAAGACAGGAACCACTCATTTTGAACTGAAAGTATGGAATACCTTCTATCCCAGATTTGAAGACCGATTAAACAGGGATGAGGTGCTGCGGGAATGTTGTCGAAAGTATGCCGCAGCCCTTGAACAATATGTGAAAAAATACCCATACCAATGGTATAACTTT
This window of the Desulfopila inferna genome carries:
- a CDS encoding LpxL/LpxP family acyltransferase, producing the protein MNAALISNLLERLGHLFFYTVLKFCGLRYAYVFLYPVIFSYVLCSRKIQGITSSYLKKRFPHFSNRQLFWATFDNLFAFGQVLVDRAWLGLKENAEMTCTIDGKDDLFNTVAAGKGVVLVTAHVGPWQTAMAYLNVLPVKVHALMQYDQSAAAKHFFDLGKKNRHFNIIDTEGPFGGLVDAAAALQRGEIVTIMADRHIKGSTKEVEFLGNKVRLPDAAYTLAACFEAPVVIFLAAKTGTTHFELKVWNTFYPRFEDRLNRDEVLRECCRKYAAALEQYVKKYPYQWYNFFEIWKQADVDSSSKAPITNTLQK